One segment of Saprospiraceae bacterium DNA contains the following:
- a CDS encoding T9SS type A sorting domain-containing protein, translating to MKYTSGLDEAESVTQLLIYPNPTAHLANLELNSLKTLSPAWLDLFDAAGRKIKSFNILQKTGDFTWQIPLDVLASGCYLLCLRNKTGEIIGLGRFVKH from the coding sequence GTGAAATACACGTCAGGACTTGACGAAGCAGAAAGTGTTACACAGTTGCTGATTTATCCAAACCCAACCGCTCATTTAGCCAATTTAGAGTTAAACAGCCTAAAGACACTTTCTCCGGCATGGCTCGATTTGTTCGATGCCGCCGGACGGAAAATCAAATCTTTCAACATTTTACAGAAGACCGGAGACTTTACATGGCAGATTCCTTTGGACGTATTGGCCTCGGGATGCTATTTGTTGTGCTTGCGCAACAAGACGGGGGAAATAATAGGCTTAGGGAGATTTGTCAAACACTGA
- the ccsA gene encoding cytochrome c biogenesis protein CcsA has protein sequence MEYIGENLLPGQIGHLCVVLSFVAVLLSTFAYFFATKKRDTAEEERWRNIGRFSFLLHGLATLGIIGSLFYLLTGKMYEYQYAWANVSDDLPGQYVFSAFWKEQQGSFLLWSFWHIVLGMVLMLRGGKWEAPVLTIVALAETFIASMILGLYFGDFRLGVTPFELLRDTMDAPIFAQADYLTKIQGNGLNPLLQNYWMTIHPPTLFLGFASTIVPFAYAMAGLWTREHREWLKPALSWSLFSGAILGTGILMGGAWAYEALSFAGYWAWDPVENTSLVPWITLVAGIHTNLVARSTGYSIRSTYGFYLMTFVLILYSTYLTRSGILGDTSAHAFTEMGLGFQLVLFIAAFSLLGLTMWIRRYREVPDVKGEESATSREFWMFIGSLVLLFSAVLITGATSLPVLNKIFGTDWALKDPVEHHNRYQLWIAVFIGLLTAIGQWMRYNERNWTAQAKTFALHIGIAAAGAATLTALNTLWINVRAWQLFALLFAAMFTLVANADYLLTALKGNLKLAGSAISHLGFGILILGVMSTGLGKEWVSSNSFAMEGLIEGMGDDAMNKNVLLMKDAPMPIRNYTATYLKDTIERQTRTFTVKFQRRDAAGNLTGEEFTLSPNVMYERDFSKVVASNPSTKHYWNYDIFTHVSSLPKAELDPEYAKQQEDSLKFVQYEAAVGDTIFTEKHYFVVEELTKQPQHPDYHPQKGDLAFGLKLHAYAKDSPTPHRAEPMLYLRMGKGGFTLPVMLGTLQVKIRLTEASMEKILKLEEELRYTNFGVQEGSEFQYNGYRIRFAGADRAVKHPAYSPEPDDIAVGAILDITAPDGSKTTATPVYLIRGNQPFSLKDEVPQHGLHFRFENIDPKAGVLTIGVAQASPAQRRIPVQIAEDAPRSDYIVLEAILFPGINFVWLGSITMLLGLCIALWRRLAQKM, from the coding sequence ATGGAATATATCGGCGAAAATCTCCTCCCCGGACAAATCGGCCATCTCTGTGTGGTGCTGTCGTTTGTGGCTGTACTGCTCTCCACTTTTGCCTACTTTTTTGCCACAAAAAAACGCGACACCGCCGAAGAAGAAAGGTGGCGCAACATCGGACGTTTTTCGTTTCTGCTGCACGGGTTGGCGACTCTCGGCATTATCGGCAGTTTGTTTTACCTGCTCACGGGGAAAATGTACGAATACCAGTACGCTTGGGCAAACGTGTCGGACGACCTGCCGGGCCAATATGTTTTTTCGGCTTTTTGGAAAGAGCAACAGGGGAGTTTTTTGCTGTGGAGTTTTTGGCACATCGTGCTGGGCATGGTGCTGATGCTGCGTGGAGGCAAATGGGAAGCCCCGGTGCTGACCATCGTGGCTTTGGCGGAGACCTTTATTGCCAGCATGATTCTGGGGCTTTATTTCGGCGATTTTCGGTTGGGGGTCACCCCTTTTGAGTTGCTCCGCGACACGATGGACGCGCCGATTTTCGCACAAGCGGATTATTTGACCAAAATACAAGGCAACGGCCTCAATCCGCTGCTCCAGAACTACTGGATGACTATCCATCCCCCTACCCTCTTTCTCGGCTTTGCCAGCACGATTGTCCCCTTCGCCTACGCAATGGCGGGACTTTGGACACGCGAGCATCGGGAGTGGCTGAAGCCCGCGCTCTCGTGGTCGCTTTTCTCCGGCGCCATACTCGGCACGGGCATCCTGATGGGCGGCGCATGGGCTTACGAGGCGCTGTCGTTTGCCGGCTACTGGGCTTGGGACCCGGTGGAAAACACCTCGTTGGTGCCGTGGATTACTTTGGTGGCAGGCATCCACACCAACCTCGTGGCACGCTCGACGGGCTACTCGATTCGCAGCACTTACGGGTTTTACCTGATGACGTTTGTGCTGATTTTGTATTCCACTTACCTCACGCGCAGCGGTATTCTGGGCGACACTTCGGCACACGCTTTCACCGAGATGGGGTTGGGGTTTCAGTTGGTGCTGTTCATCGCCGCCTTCTCGCTCTTGGGGCTGACGATGTGGATACGGCGCTATCGGGAGGTGCCCGACGTGAAGGGCGAGGAAAGTGCCACGAGCCGCGAATTTTGGATGTTTATCGGCTCGTTGGTGCTGCTGTTTTCGGCGGTACTGATAACGGGAGCCACGTCGCTGCCCGTATTGAACAAAATTTTCGGCACCGACTGGGCCTTGAAAGACCCCGTGGAACATCACAACCGCTACCAACTCTGGATTGCCGTGTTCATTGGGCTGTTGACGGCCATTGGCCAATGGATGCGCTACAATGAGCGCAACTGGACAGCGCAAGCCAAGACCTTTGCCCTGCATATCGGCATCGCGGCGGCGGGTGCGGCGACGCTCACGGCGCTCAACACGCTGTGGATAAATGTGCGGGCATGGCAATTGTTTGCCCTGCTGTTTGCCGCCATGTTCACATTGGTGGCCAACGCTGATTATCTCCTCACGGCGCTGAAAGGCAACCTGAAACTCGCAGGCTCGGCGATTTCGCATTTGGGTTTTGGTATCCTCATCTTGGGCGTGATGAGCACGGGGCTGGGCAAGGAGTGGGTTTCGAGCAACAGTTTTGCCATGGAGGGCCTCATAGAAGGTATGGGCGACGACGCGATGAACAAAAACGTACTGCTGATGAAAGATGCCCCCATGCCGATTCGCAACTACACGGCCACCTACCTGAAAGACACCATCGAGCGCCAAACGCGGACGTTCACGGTCAAATTCCAGCGCCGCGACGCGGCAGGCAATCTTACAGGCGAGGAGTTCACCCTTTCGCCCAACGTGATGTACGAACGCGATTTCAGCAAAGTGGTAGCCAGCAACCCCTCCACCAAGCACTACTGGAACTACGATATTTTTACCCATGTCTCTTCCCTGCCCAAAGCAGAGCTCGACCCAGAATACGCCAAACAACAAGAGGACAGCCTAAAATTCGTGCAATACGAGGCTGCGGTGGGCGACACGATTTTTACCGAAAAACACTACTTCGTGGTGGAGGAACTGACCAAACAACCTCAACACCCCGACTACCACCCCCAAAAGGGCGACTTGGCTTTTGGCCTGAAACTTCACGCCTACGCCAAGGACTCGCCCACGCCGCACCGCGCCGAACCGATGCTCTACCTGCGCATGGGCAAGGGCGGCTTCACCCTACCCGTCATGCTCGGCACCTTGCAAGTGAAGATTCGCCTGACCGAGGCCTCCATGGAGAAAATCCTCAAATTGGAAGAGGAGCTCCGATACACCAACTTTGGCGTGCAGGAAGGCAGCGAGTTTCAATACAACGGCTACCGCATCCGCTTCGCGGGGGCTGACCGAGCCGTGAAACATCCCGCATATTCCCCCGAACCGGACGACATTGCCGTGGGTGCCATCTTGGACATCACGGCTCCCGACGGGAGCAAAACGACCGCCACCCCTGTCTATCTCATACGCGGCAATCAGCCTTTCAGCCTGAAAGACGAGGTCCCGCAGCATGGCCTGCATTTTCGTTTTGAAAACATTGACCCCAAGGCGGGCGTGCTGACCATCGGCGTGGCGCAAGCCAGCCCGGCGCAGCGCCGCATCCCGGTACAAATAGCAGAGGATGCCCCCCGCTCCGACTATATCGTGTTGGAGGCCATCCTCTTTCCGGGCATCAATTTCGTGTGGCTAGGCTCCATCACGATGCTGCTGGGCTTGTGCATCGCGTTGTGGCGGCGATTGGCGCAGAAGATGTGA
- a CDS encoding IS3 family transposase produces the protein MEKGAFNGFEDAYTEIFEYIELYYNRKRRHSSIGYEIPELSEQKWYTAQTVSQPGQ, from the coding sequence ATGGAAAAAGGGGCCTTTAATGGCTTTGAAGATGCCTACACCGAGATTTTTGAATACATCGAACTGTATTACAACCGAAAACGCCGACATTCGTCAATCGGCTACGAAATACCTGAACTGTCTGAGCAAAAATGGTATACTGCGCAAACTGTTAGTCAGCCTGGTCAATGA